In the genome of Ancylomarina subtilis, one region contains:
- a CDS encoding MFS transporter — protein sequence MGNLKMTLRDNAWIRWGMLLMVGFVLAANYYFYDALSPLKSKLTEEFGFSSTDFGLFVSVYSIPNVFLLMAVLGGVILDKLGIRRTGFMFVSFMAFGALITAYGASDIYTNGGWGYGFMSSFMPSYSPELKMMLLGRFLFGLGAETSIVVISKIIVKWFKGKELALAFGVKLGLARTGSFLAFNLSPILIESPAGWTTAIWFAAFFVTASLLVFMIYMMLDLKLDRQSQQDGGVAKSDPFRLSDLKKLIMNPSFMYVTLLCLTFYSAVFPFLSFSADFFLNKFGLSVKESGFISSMLPIGTMFFTPLFGFVVDKYGRAASLMIYGSLILVLVHTCFAFTTINPYVLMVILGIAFSLVPASMWPSVAKIVDEKRIGSAYGFMFSIQNIGLWIFPILAGVVLDKTNAEGVKSLDYTYTLIMFAALGILGLFFAILLKREDKISGYGLELPSNAK from the coding sequence ATGGGAAATTTGAAAATGACACTTCGTGATAATGCATGGATTCGTTGGGGAATGCTACTTATGGTAGGTTTTGTGTTGGCAGCCAACTATTATTTTTATGATGCGTTATCACCTTTAAAATCAAAACTTACCGAAGAATTTGGTTTTTCATCAACTGATTTTGGACTTTTTGTTTCCGTTTATTCTATTCCCAATGTGTTTTTATTAATGGCCGTATTGGGTGGTGTTATTCTTGATAAATTGGGAATTCGGAGAACAGGTTTCATGTTCGTATCATTCATGGCTTTTGGTGCTTTAATTACGGCCTATGGTGCCAGCGATATTTATACCAACGGGGGCTGGGGATACGGATTTATGTCTTCGTTTATGCCATCCTATTCTCCGGAATTGAAGATGATGCTTCTAGGGCGTTTCCTTTTTGGATTGGGTGCTGAGACCAGTATTGTGGTTATATCCAAAATTATTGTGAAATGGTTTAAGGGGAAAGAGTTGGCTTTGGCTTTTGGAGTGAAACTAGGCTTGGCACGAACAGGTTCTTTCCTGGCTTTTAATTTGTCTCCAATCTTGATTGAATCTCCGGCAGGATGGACAACAGCCATCTGGTTTGCAGCTTTCTTTGTAACAGCATCGCTACTTGTTTTCATGATTTACATGATGTTGGATTTAAAATTGGATAGACAAAGTCAACAAGATGGTGGAGTTGCAAAAAGTGATCCATTTAGACTATCTGATTTGAAGAAACTGATTATGAATCCTTCGTTTATGTATGTGACATTGTTGTGTTTGACATTCTATTCAGCGGTCTTTCCTTTTTTATCTTTTTCTGCCGATTTCTTTTTAAATAAGTTTGGTTTAAGTGTGAAAGAGTCGGGTTTTATTTCATCTATGTTGCCGATTGGGACTATGTTTTTCACCCCTCTTTTTGGTTTTGTTGTTGATAAATATGGGCGTGCAGCCAGTTTGATGATTTATGGATCATTAATACTGGTTTTGGTACATACCTGCTTCGCGTTTACTACAATCAATCCTTATGTTTTAATGGTTATTTTGGGCATTGCATTTTCATTGGTACCTGCTTCAATGTGGCCATCTGTGGCTAAAATTGTTGATGAAAAACGGATTGGTTCGGCCTATGGTTTCATGTTTTCGATTCAGAATATCGGCTTATGGATTTTCCCTATTTTAGCTGGAGTGGTATTGGATAAGACAAATGCCGAAGGGGTTAAGAGTTTGGATTATACGTATACCCTAATCATGTTTGCAGCTTTGGGGATTCTGGGACTGTTTTTTGCAATTTTGCTCAAGCGTGAAGATAAGATTTCAGGCTATGGGCTTGAATTGCCTTCTAATGCAAAATAG
- a CDS encoding NfeD family protein — MSPRALIGRQGISSTDLRPSGKVIIDDEVYDAKSEDGFINKNTEVKVVRYETGQVYVIKSENG, encoded by the coding sequence ATGAGTCCTAGAGCATTGATTGGCAGACAAGGTATTTCATCAACGGATCTTCGTCCTTCGGGTAAAGTAATCATCGATGATGAAGTTTACGATGCCAAATCAGAGGATGGTTTTATCAATAAGAACACAGAGGTTAAAGTCGTCAGATACGAAACAGGACAAGTGTATGTAATCAAAAGTGAAAATGGATAG
- a CDS encoding MgtC/SapB family protein: MSFIEHIINEQSITTETIAFRMLLSLLVGAVVGFEREYHKQPAGLRTHILISMGATLIMLLSIYIPQTFSQYKPADPARLAAQVVSGIGFLGAGAIMKFGFNVKGLTTAASIWVIAAIGLAVGAGMYWATAIATLILLFALIFLDIIEKWIFPAKFIKYLRIYSSAGYDLQTDPISDLLKKHKVNIRTVDIEQTFDDKRTSLYFVIQINENVKINTLSKEIGQIEGVQRVKLQQII, encoded by the coding sequence ATGAGTTTCATTGAACATATAATAAATGAACAGAGCATTACCACAGAAACAATAGCCTTCAGAATGCTATTGAGCCTGCTTGTTGGCGCTGTAGTGGGATTCGAGCGGGAATATCACAAACAACCCGCAGGACTTCGAACCCATATACTCATTAGTATGGGGGCTACTCTTATCATGTTGCTCTCTATTTATATTCCTCAAACATTTAGCCAGTATAAGCCAGCAGATCCTGCTCGATTAGCAGCTCAAGTTGTATCGGGTATTGGTTTCTTAGGTGCAGGAGCCATCATGAAATTTGGCTTTAACGTAAAAGGATTAACCACTGCGGCATCCATTTGGGTAATCGCGGCAATTGGTTTAGCTGTTGGTGCCGGTATGTATTGGGCCACGGCTATTGCAACACTCATTTTGTTGTTTGCACTGATTTTCCTCGATATTATTGAAAAATGGATCTTTCCTGCAAAATTCATCAAATATTTAAGAATATATTCTTCAGCAGGTTATGATTTGCAAACTGACCCCATCTCAGATTTATTAAAAAAACATAAGGTAAACATTCGCACGGTAGACATTGAACAAACCTTTGATGATAAACGGACTAGTCTTTATTTTGTTATTCAGATTAACGAGAATGTAAAAATCAACACCCTATCTAAAGAAATCGGTCAGATCGAAGGCGTACAAAGAGTTAAACTACAGCAAATTATCTAA
- a CDS encoding class I SAM-dependent methyltransferase: protein MNLINNGKLDFSQLESITKKPKLFTRDKVNFWQDPYISEHILYAHLDDDSDEGSRKYETIIKSVLWLSEYMDLPKGARLLDLGCGPGLYSEHFHGQGFKVTGIDFSQNSIDYAKEEAKASQYDIEYLCQNYLEIDYSNEFDVITLIYGDLCVLSHQERDLLLTKVRKALKPGGYLIFDLFTKQYFNKGHENQSWYLSREEGFWKEDEHLLLHEHFKYKKEKVRLEKYTLIMSDGEMQSYHIWKHYFSLKRAKEMLHEHQFILRDFWSDLCGTPYKIESSWIGMIAQKPLK from the coding sequence ATGAACCTAATTAATAATGGGAAACTCGATTTTTCCCAATTGGAAAGTATCACCAAAAAACCCAAGCTTTTCACTAGAGACAAGGTCAACTTTTGGCAAGATCCTTACATCTCCGAACATATTTTATACGCACATTTAGACGATGACAGTGATGAAGGTTCACGGAAATACGAGACAATTATCAAGTCTGTTTTGTGGCTTTCCGAATATATGGATCTGCCCAAAGGTGCACGTCTACTCGATTTGGGTTGTGGTCCGGGTTTGTATAGCGAACATTTCCATGGACAAGGTTTTAAGGTTACAGGGATCGACTTCTCGCAAAACTCTATCGACTATGCAAAGGAAGAGGCCAAAGCTTCACAATACGATATTGAATACCTCTGCCAAAATTATTTGGAGATTGATTACAGCAACGAATTTGATGTAATTACGCTCATTTATGGTGATTTATGTGTCCTTTCGCATCAGGAAAGAGATTTGCTTCTAACAAAAGTCCGGAAGGCACTCAAACCTGGCGGCTACTTAATATTCGATTTATTTACCAAACAATATTTCAACAAAGGACACGAAAACCAATCCTGGTATTTAAGCCGGGAAGAAGGTTTTTGGAAAGAGGACGAACATCTGCTCCTGCACGAACATTTCAAATACAAAAAAGAAAAAGTGCGCTTAGAGAAATACACCCTCATCATGAGCGACGGCGAAATGCAGAGCTACCACATTTGGAAACATTACTTCTCTCTCAAACGTGCCAAAGAAATGCTCCATGAGCATCAATTTATACTCAGGGACTTTTGGAGTGACCTCTGTGGCACCCCCTATAAAATTGAGAGTTCCTGGATAGGAATGATTGCTCAAAAGCCATTAAAATAA
- a CDS encoding SDR family NAD(P)-dependent oxidoreductase: protein MQISNSKSISILSCGWLGESLAIDLLDKGFIVKGATTSPDKKERLSEQGIDAYQLRFENLNDAMKSFLNSEILVLNLTIKDLDLYKQFLPVLEQSPVKKLILISSTGVYRNSEKPVDENSELSESVWVSIEEIMKDNLNYQTAILRFSGLFGGNRKPGRFLSGRMVKGGDAPVNLIHRDDCIKIINEIIQQDVWEECFNCTADTHPSKREFYTKAAELIGVPLPIFDEEEGRSSSFKLITNEKLKRRLNYEFIHPDLMKALSLF, encoded by the coding sequence ATGCAGATATCCAATTCGAAATCTATCAGTATTCTTTCTTGTGGTTGGTTAGGGGAATCTTTGGCTATTGATCTGCTGGATAAAGGTTTTATAGTAAAAGGAGCGACTACAAGTCCTGATAAAAAAGAGCGTTTGTCAGAGCAAGGAATCGATGCTTACCAATTGAGGTTTGAGAATTTGAATGATGCTATGAAAAGCTTTCTGAATTCTGAAATTTTGGTTTTAAATTTGACGATAAAGGATCTTGATCTCTATAAGCAATTTCTACCTGTATTGGAGCAATCTCCTGTTAAGAAGTTAATCTTGATTAGTTCAACAGGTGTTTATCGAAATTCAGAAAAACCAGTTGATGAAAACTCAGAATTGAGTGAATCGGTTTGGGTTTCTATTGAGGAAATAATGAAAGACAATCTGAATTATCAGACCGCTATTCTAAGATTCTCGGGGCTCTTTGGAGGGAACAGAAAACCCGGGCGTTTCTTATCTGGTAGAATGGTAAAAGGCGGTGACGCTCCTGTTAACTTAATCCATCGGGACGATTGTATAAAGATCATCAATGAAATCATTCAGCAAGATGTGTGGGAAGAATGCTTCAATTGTACAGCAGACACACATCCTTCAAAAAGAGAATTTTATACCAAAGCTGCTGAGCTGATTGGTGTACCACTACCTATTTTCGACGAAGAGGAGGGACGTTCATCTTCTTTTAAACTGATCACAAATGAAAAGCTTAAAAGAAGATTGAATTATGAATTTATTCATCCTGATTTGATGAAAGCATTATCATTATTTTAA
- a CDS encoding ThiF family adenylyltransferase, with product MYQRNRIYISSEEQEIIKHTKILIAGAGLGSNIAECALRLGFENITICDMDNVEHSNLNRQNYTEYDIEKSKVESLYYRLKTINPRAVIKYHNVFLSENNCADYIDGIDIAINTIDFTSTAPFVFDEICLKNNIPVLHPYNFGWAGCVFVINQSSESLKDIIRHDEQAEVAIVEHIIQNSQPDVDLRWLENVLEAYVKEKCDDSPPQLAPASWITAGVCTNLLYKIANHKETKVFPEFYLASVN from the coding sequence ATGTATCAAAGAAATCGAATCTATATTTCATCGGAAGAACAAGAAATAATTAAGCATACCAAAATTTTAATTGCAGGGGCTGGTTTAGGAAGTAATATTGCAGAGTGCGCTTTACGATTGGGGTTTGAAAATATTACCATTTGCGATATGGATAATGTAGAGCATTCTAATCTGAATCGTCAGAACTATACAGAGTATGATATAGAAAAGTCTAAAGTTGAAAGTTTATACTATCGACTTAAAACGATTAATCCCAGGGCAGTTATTAAGTATCATAATGTATTTTTATCGGAGAACAATTGCGCTGATTATATTGATGGTATTGATATTGCTATTAATACAATTGATTTTACTTCAACTGCTCCATTTGTTTTTGACGAAATTTGCTTAAAAAATAATATTCCTGTGCTACATCCTTATAACTTTGGTTGGGCCGGATGTGTTTTTGTTATTAACCAGTCAAGTGAAAGCTTAAAAGATATTATTCGGCATGATGAGCAAGCTGAAGTCGCCATTGTTGAGCACATTATTCAAAACAGTCAACCTGATGTAGATTTAAGGTGGTTAGAAAATGTGTTAGAAGCCTATGTAAAGGAAAAATGCGATGATTCACCCCCTCAATTAGCACCTGCTTCATGGATTACTGCTGGTGTGTGTACAAATTTGCTGTATAAAATAGCAAACCATAAAGAAACCAAAGTATTTCCCGAATTTTATCTCGCATCAGTCAATTAG